From the genome of Streptomyces sp. NBC_00523:
ACAAGCGGCTGGGCGAGCGGGATCAACGCGTACGCGGTGGTCCTCCTGCTCGGCATATTCGGCGTGACCGGTGTCAGTGACGAGGTGCCCGCCTCGTTGCAGCGCACCGACGTGCTCGTCGTCGTCGCGGTCCTCTTCCTCTGCGAGGTGGTCGCCGACAAGGTCCCCTATGTCGACACCGCGTGGGACGCGGTGCACACGGTCGTCAGGCCGGTGGCGGGCGCGGTGGTCGCGGCCCTGCTGGCCGGCGAGAGCGGTTCGCTCCCGGAGATCGCGGCCGGTGCCATCGGGGGCTCGACCGCCCTGGTGAGCCATCTGGTGAAGGCCGGGACGCGGATGGCGGTCAACACCTCCCCCGAGCCCTTCAGCAACATCGCGCTGAGCGCCGCCGAGGACCTGGGCGTCGCGGGGATCGTCACCTTCGCGATCTTCCATCCGTGGATCGCCGCCACCCTCGCCGGAACGCTCCTGGTCGTGGGGCTCGCGCTCGTGATCTTCCTGGCC
Proteins encoded in this window:
- a CDS encoding DUF4126 domain-containing protein, producing the protein MSVLPLVFTSGWASGINAYAVVLLLGIFGVTGVSDEVPASLQRTDVLVVVAVLFLCEVVADKVPYVDTAWDAVHTVVRPVAGAVVAALLAGESGSLPEIAAGAIGGSTALVSHLVKAGTRMAVNTSPEPFSNIALSAAEDLGVAGIVTFAIFHPWIAATLAGTLLVVGLALVIFLASRIRRFWRRRAQRRAEKRGVPQPVVPPSGAPWG